The Tamandua tetradactyla isolate mTamTet1 chromosome 23, mTamTet1.pri, whole genome shotgun sequence genomic interval AGTTTTGGCTTTGTTTGAAAAACTAGTATATAACTTCTTGGGCTACTTAAACCCTACACTGCAATATGTGCACTTCTCCCTGATCTGTTACTGTGTTCTTTGTCCCCTGGAAGCAGGTGTGCACTGGGGGTATGGCGAGACCAAGACATTCCTAGCAATTCTTAGTGATTCTCAGCTTTATGAAACACTCCAAGTCCATCAGCAGAACAGTTATATCCTAAGTGCTGTGGGAGAACTCCAAGAACAGGGCTCTCTGCAGAATCCAGAGCAGTGCTGCACCATGTTCAAAAGCATACAGATGAGCTACTGCAAAGTGAGGAGAGGCCATGTTACTAGGCCTTGTACCTTTTATAAGGAAATGAGCTCCTTGGCCTGTCCCCAATATGGCAAGCAGGGATtttctagccaagagagaagtGAAACTGAGCTTGGAGAACTAAAGAGAGCCCAGAGATGTTAGAGAAGGTATCACTAGGGATGGtttgacagaaatgaaaaggatgttAGGAACCCTGGCCAGGATCTTAGCAGACTTCACTTGCAAATCCTGTTCCTAACAGACTTGGTAAGACTCTTTTGGCCCAGATGGTAAAAGGATGGAAAGTCCACTTAGAGTCCCTTAGTCCAAAAGTGAAGAGGGAGAGGCTTCTGCTCAAGGCTTTATCATCATCGTGATGTCTGATGTTTGTACAGGGCAGAAGTCTTGCTTTTTATGGGGTTTAAGGCTTATTTCCCTTGCATTTTAGAGCCCTGATTTTACATTTACCAACCTCTTTCATTGAGGACATACCATGTTCTCTGTGGAGTTCCATTTACTTCCTCACATTGCTAGTTAGGCCTCCAGACCAGACTCTATCTTCTTCCTGCCTTTTCCACCACTAATGCTTCTTTCATAGCTGAAGCATGTGTTTGCCAGCTACTCAGGAACTGGCAAacccagggtaacctcttgtcaTTCTGCTCCTAGATGTGTTAGGCCATTCACAAACTGAAAATACACctataaatagataaacaggTGACACCCAGCTTGACACATTACCTGTTTTATCACTGTGTCAAGACacccaaaaagagaaagaataggagaaaatttgGCATGGAGGCCGGAATGTAATATGCCTGTGACTACAGAATTTGGAGTTGGCAGAAACAGTGGGAATCTCAAATTTCTATTATTCCCAAAACATTActactggaaaataaaatgtagacTTTTAAGTAGCAGATGACTTAATCACATAAAAAGAATTCCAATGAGGTATTTTTCATAGTAGTGTAGTAGTACTCTCTCCTCATTCTATTGTTTCCATTTCCTACAACATAGTCTATATATTTCTATTCTTTCAGGTTTTGAGAGCAGGAATGGGATTAAAAAAGATAATCCAAAATGGGGTGATTCAGAGGAAGTAAAAACAaggttttacagaaaaagtttagtGGAGAAGTTTTTCAGCactctgagttaaaaaaaaaaaaaaggctgggaGAATGAATAACATCAAGAAGGCATAGAAGACATTATCCAGAGGACAGTGGAGAAAAATCCCCACCCCACAAGAGGATGAGATACCAGAGACTTTGCACTGGGGAAAGAGCCTGTAAGTATCTCCTGTGTGGGAAAAACTGCTCTCTGAGATAACTCTCTCCCCACCAGCCAGCCCCCAAACTGGAAAAATCCTCTAAATGTCATGAATATGGAGAAAGCTTTAGCCAAGGTTCTTATCTCATTCGGCATCAAAGGATCCACACAAGAGAGAAGCCTCACAAGTGCACTGAATGTGGGAAGGGCTTCAGTGAGTGCTCCAACCTCACTGCCCACCTAAGAAATCACACAGGGGAGAGACCCTACCTgtgtaaggaatgtgggaaaagCTTCAACCAGAGTTCCAACCTCATCATCCACCAAAGGACCCATACCGGGGATAAGCCTTATCTGTGTACTGTATGTGAAAAGAGATTCAATAACAGTTCCCAGTTTAGTGCTCACCAGTGGGGCCACCATGAGCAAAGTCCATACAAGTGTGAGGAATGTGTCAACACAGCTCCCATTTCAGTGCCCAAACAGAGATCCCACACTGGGAAAAAAGCCTAACCAGCGTCTCAGTATGAGAAAAGCTTCACTAAAATCTCTGTCCTCAACTGCCACCAGGGGGTTCACATAAAAGAGCCACTCATATCacaggaaggaaaagaagtgttGTAAGTGAGTAGGAATACTGATGGATCAATTAGGCAAACACATGGTTTATAGATCTTCCTTCTGCTTGTGGAACACCTGTTAGCTAGTCCTTGGCTTAACAACTGGAGCTTAAGAACCACATCCAGGAATAGGAATCAGAATAAGAATCCTGAACTCCCCTTCCTAGCTCTGCCTAGGACTCCAGAGTTGTGTCTCACTGTGGGCTTAAGTTTTGCTTTAAAGGAGAGAAGGCTAAAGAATCTCTAAATCCTGCCAGGAAACCATGGTGTCCCTGTTCCAAACACTGTGAATGGGTGGCTCGTAGCCTAAGAAGTGTTTCCAGGCCAGGTCAGAGCATGGCACAAGTGGCCCACACacagctgaaaaagaaattctTCCCTTCATCGAAGCACATATAGAAGTTAATAGCTTGACTCTTTTCTAAACCAGGAATTGACTTCTAGACACTTTCTGTTATGTACAACTGCTACCTTCAGAGGAGAGGAAGGATGAGTTAAGCCATTAGATGATACTGAGTTCTCTTTCCTTAAGAGCCAAGTATAGCATCTAAATTAACCTTTGGAAGATTTCTCATATTGCCCCCCGCCCCAGTTCCTGGTTTATAGTATCTCACAATAAATGGTTTGTACAAGTTTAAAAGCATTACTAtttctaatgaaaataaatatgtttattccTCAACTTTCTTGGCCTTTGGCTGTAATTTTCGCCATTAGGGGAAGGATCCTGAGGAGGATCCAAGTGTAGAATCTGCTTCTAGGCAGCAGGACATGCAGAGAAGGAATAAGGGGCAGGAAATGGGGAGAGGAGGAACAGAATTAGACTGGGAAGGGTTTCAGCTAACATGGAGAAGGAAGATCATAAGCATATGGAAAGGACAAGAGCTTCAGGAGGGTCTGACGGCAAAACAAAGGCAAATAAAGGGAGTGATGAGTGTGAGAAACAATAGAAGCCAAATGTAAAACCTATTGATCTAGAACAGGTCATAGAAGTTTTAAGGAAGTAGAAGTGTTTCATGAAGCCTCACCAGCAGGCTCTTCCCACTCCTGGACCTTCTATAGACAGGGGAATTGGGATACAACTGCTGAACGCCTAGCATTTTTAGGCTGCCTCCACCCTTCAAACTTCTTTATTTCATGGTCTGGTAAGAAAAAAGGTATTATAGCTCACAATCCTTGCCTGCCACCACACCAGGTGATCCTGGAGTAGAGTGGTCAGAATTAGAAAACACTATCATTTACTCATTCGGGAATTACTAGGACCTTTATTCTGGCAAGAGCAGTTCCAGCCTcaagcttttttctctttttttcttttcaggaatgAGCTTCATTGGGCCCCTCAGAGGCACCCGCCCCAGGGCAGCCTCTATCCACCTCCCCAGATGTCTGAGTCCCAGCTTTGCAGGGCTTATTGTCCAAGATTCTAAGTTCTGACAAATCCAACCTTTTCCTCTGTTCCCTCAAACCCAGGTGTGTTAGCTGCTTCCTTCATTTACTATTTCTATTgccttatttcctttttcatttctgttctctgACACCCATTTGACTAATCCCTTAAATTCTTCCTGAAATATCTGGtgtggtttctgtttttcttgactGGACCTTTATTGTTTTATGGTATGTTAAGAATTTTGGATTTTATCATTATATGTAATGGGAAGCCAGTGGAGGATAATTTTAAGCAGGGAATGGCAAGAACTTTAGCAGCAATGGAAAAATCTG includes:
- the ZSCAN32 gene encoding LOW QUALITY PROTEIN: zinc finger and SCAN domain-containing protein 32 (The sequence of the model RefSeq protein was modified relative to this genomic sequence to represent the inferred CDS: inserted 1 base in 1 codon; substituted 2 bases at 2 genomic stop codons); its protein translation is MHPDTGILTRHPETGFESRNGIKKDNPKWGDSEEVXNKVLQKKFSGEVFQHSELKKKKRLGEXITSRRHRRHYPEDSGEKSPPHKRMRYQRLCTGERACKYLLCGKNCSLRXLSPHQPAPKLEKSSKCHEYGESFSQGSYLIRHQRIHTREKPHKCTECGKGFSECSNLTAHLRNHTGERPYLCKECGKSFNQSSNLIIHQRTHTGDKPYLCTVCEKRFNNSSQFSAHQWGHHEQSPYKCEECVNTAPISVPKQRSHTGKKA